A region from the Nocardioides coralli genome encodes:
- a CDS encoding class F sortase, which yields MNDDVRSRRAGGVLTLLLALAGAALVVVGVVAWTGPAEREAPAAATTPTVGAEGGAVVPREQRVPREPGAPEELVLPRLGVRAPVVPVAAPGGVLTPPADAQVLGWWADGAEPGADRGSALVTGHTVSSGGGALDDLEELEAGDRVWLRNEGGRVDYEVRSTVVLGKGELARRAATLFDQEVDGRLVLITCEDWNGEEYLSNVVVTATPIA from the coding sequence ATGAACGACGACGTCCGATCCCGGAGAGCAGGTGGCGTGCTCACGCTGCTGCTGGCGCTCGCCGGCGCCGCCCTGGTCGTCGTCGGGGTGGTGGCCTGGACGGGACCGGCCGAGCGGGAGGCGCCCGCCGCGGCCACGACGCCCACGGTCGGAGCCGAGGGGGGTGCCGTGGTCCCCCGCGAGCAGCGCGTGCCGCGGGAGCCCGGTGCGCCCGAGGAGCTCGTGCTGCCGAGGCTCGGGGTGAGGGCGCCGGTCGTCCCGGTCGCGGCCCCGGGCGGCGTCCTGACGCCGCCGGCGGACGCCCAGGTCCTCGGCTGGTGGGCCGACGGAGCAGAGCCGGGTGCGGACCGAGGCTCGGCGCTGGTGACCGGCCACACCGTGAGCTCCGGGGGAGGGGCGCTCGACGACCTCGAGGAGCTCGAGGCAGGCGACCGGGTGTGGCTGCGCAACGAGGGCGGCCGCGTGGACTACGAGGTGCGCAGCACGGTCGTGCTCGGCAAGGGAGAGCTGGCGCGACGCGCGGCCACGCTCTTCGACCAGGAGGTCGACGGCCGACTGGTCCTCATCACGTGCGAGGACTGGAACGGCGAGGAGTACCTCAGCAACGTCGTCGTGACCGCGACGCCGATCGCCTGA
- a CDS encoding YbhB/YbcL family Raf kinase inhibitor-like protein, which produces MSVDTTIQRPVSPNPYDLLPPRPSFTVTSDDVIDGQPLKGDQVAAEGNRSPQLSWSGAPEDTKSYVVTCFDPDAPTPSGFWHWAVVDIPAGTTSLDGGAGSAGGTLPEGAFMLRNDGGGAEFMGAAPPPNDQPHRYYFVVHAVGEESLGIDADASNAVMSFNLAFKTLARAVIHGTYEH; this is translated from the coding sequence ATGAGTGTGGACACCACCATCCAGCGACCGGTCTCCCCCAACCCCTACGACCTGCTGCCGCCGCGGCCGTCCTTCACCGTGACCAGCGACGACGTCATCGACGGTCAGCCGCTCAAGGGCGACCAGGTCGCGGCCGAGGGCAACCGCTCCCCCCAGCTGTCGTGGTCCGGCGCACCGGAGGACACGAAGTCCTACGTCGTCACCTGCTTCGACCCGGACGCCCCCACCCCGAGCGGCTTCTGGCACTGGGCGGTCGTCGACATCCCGGCGGGCACCACCTCGCTGGACGGCGGCGCAGGCTCGGCCGGCGGCACGCTGCCGGAGGGCGCCTTCATGCTGCGCAACGACGGCGGCGGCGCCGAGTTCATGGGGGCAGCCCCGCCGCCGAACGACCAGCCGCACCGCTACTACTTCGTCGTGCACGCGGTCGGGGAGGAGTCGCTGGGCATCGACGCCGACGCCTCCAACGCCGTCATGAGCTTCAACCTCGCGTTCAAGACGCTGGCGCGAGCCGTCATCCACGGCACCTACGAGCACTGA
- the cobA gene encoding uroporphyrinogen-III C-methyltransferase — protein sequence MTPVADHPPYPVGLRLTGRRVLVVGGGHVAQRRVPALLAAGADVVVVSPVVTPALEGMAHEVTLVLREFEDADLEGAWYVVAATDDPDVNARVLAGADERRIFCVRSDDAREASAWTAASGRHGSVTVAVLGNREPRQSAALRDAIVNALGDGTLPTSGALDRSPGVVLVGGGPGDPELVSVAARHALASADVVVADRLAPRELLDGLGPHVELVDVAKLPRGRSALQEEINRLLVDRARAGKRVVRFKGGDSFVFGRGYEEVQACREHGVPVTVVPGLPSPIGVPAVAGIPVTHRGVAHGFTVLSGHLPPGHPDSLVNWQAAASIEGTLLLMMAVENAPAIAEALVAHGRKPDTPVAVVCDGTMPAERTVLATLGTLPDVLVAERVRPPAIIVVGEVVAVAHPAAFGGP from the coding sequence GTGACCCCCGTCGCCGACCACCCTCCGTACCCGGTGGGCCTCCGCCTGACCGGGCGACGAGTGCTGGTGGTCGGGGGTGGGCACGTCGCACAGCGCCGGGTGCCGGCGCTGCTGGCGGCGGGGGCCGACGTGGTCGTGGTGTCCCCCGTGGTGACGCCCGCCCTGGAGGGGATGGCCCACGAGGTGACCCTCGTCCTGCGCGAGTTCGAGGACGCCGACCTCGAGGGCGCCTGGTACGTCGTGGCGGCGACCGACGACCCCGACGTCAACGCCCGCGTGCTCGCGGGCGCCGACGAGCGGCGGATCTTCTGCGTCCGCAGCGACGACGCCCGCGAGGCCTCGGCGTGGACGGCCGCGTCGGGCCGCCACGGCAGCGTGACGGTCGCCGTGCTGGGCAACCGGGAGCCGCGCCAGTCCGCCGCCCTGCGCGACGCCATCGTCAACGCCCTCGGCGACGGCACGCTCCCGACGTCCGGGGCTCTCGACCGGTCGCCGGGCGTGGTGCTGGTCGGCGGGGGGCCCGGGGACCCCGAGCTGGTCTCGGTGGCCGCCCGGCACGCCCTGGCCTCGGCCGACGTCGTGGTGGCCGACCGTCTCGCCCCCCGCGAGCTGCTCGACGGCCTCGGTCCCCACGTCGAGCTGGTCGACGTGGCCAAGCTCCCGCGCGGCCGCTCGGCCCTGCAGGAGGAGATCAACCGGCTGCTGGTCGACCGGGCGCGGGCCGGGAAACGGGTGGTGCGGTTCAAGGGAGGCGACAGCTTCGTGTTCGGGCGCGGCTACGAGGAGGTGCAGGCGTGCCGCGAGCACGGCGTCCCCGTCACCGTGGTCCCCGGGCTGCCCAGCCCCATCGGGGTGCCGGCCGTCGCCGGCATCCCCGTCACCCACCGGGGTGTCGCCCACGGCTTCACGGTCCTCTCCGGGCACCTGCCGCCGGGACATCCCGACTCGTTGGTCAACTGGCAGGCCGCGGCCTCCATCGAGGGCACGCTGCTGCTCATGATGGCCGTGGAGAACGCGCCCGCGATCGCCGAGGCGCTGGTGGCCCACGGCCGCAAGCCCGACACCCCTGTGGCCGTGGTCTGCGACGGGACGATGCCCGCCGAGCGCACCGTGCTGGCCACCCTGGGGACCCTGCCGGACGTGCTGGTTGCCGAGCGGGTCCGACCGCCGGCGATCATCGTGGTGGGTGAGGTCGTCGCGGTGGCCCACCCCGCGGCGTTCGGGGGGCCGTGA
- a CDS encoding TrmH family RNA methyltransferase, with product MATLIEVADPADPRLGDYRDLRDVQLRQHLVAERGLFLAEGEKVVRRALEAGFAARSFLMAPRWLDGLADVLGTTDAPCYVVPEALAEQVTGFHVHRGALAALHRRPLPEVADVLAGARSVLVLEDLVDHTNVGAVFRSGAALGFEGVLLSPRCADPLYRRAIKVGMGAVFSTPWTRLPDWYDALPDLSARGWTTVALTLADDAVAIEDAVAGVDRIALVLGSEGHGLSKRWEETADRRAVIPMRAGIDSLNVAAASAVACYVAARR from the coding sequence GTGGCGACGCTCATCGAGGTCGCCGATCCCGCCGACCCGCGGCTGGGCGACTACCGCGACCTGCGCGACGTCCAGCTCCGCCAGCACCTGGTGGCCGAGCGGGGGCTGTTCCTGGCCGAGGGCGAGAAGGTGGTGCGCCGCGCCCTCGAGGCCGGCTTCGCCGCCCGCTCCTTCCTCATGGCACCCCGCTGGCTGGACGGGCTCGCCGACGTGCTGGGCACGACCGACGCGCCCTGCTACGTCGTCCCGGAGGCACTGGCCGAGCAGGTGACCGGGTTCCACGTCCACCGCGGGGCGCTGGCCGCGCTGCACCGCCGGCCCCTGCCCGAGGTCGCGGACGTGCTGGCCGGCGCCCGGTCGGTGCTGGTGCTCGAGGACCTGGTCGACCACACCAACGTCGGCGCGGTCTTCCGGTCGGGAGCGGCCCTGGGCTTCGAGGGCGTGCTGCTGTCCCCGCGCTGCGCCGACCCGCTCTACCGTCGCGCGATCAAGGTCGGCATGGGCGCGGTCTTCAGCACCCCGTGGACGCGACTCCCGGACTGGTACGACGCCCTCCCGGACCTGTCGGCGCGCGGCTGGACCACCGTGGCGCTCACCCTGGCCGACGACGCCGTGGCGATCGAGGACGCGGTGGCCGGGGTCGACCGGATCGCGCTGGTCCTGGGGTCCGAGGGCCACGGCCTGTCGAAGCGGTGGGAGGAGACCGCGGACCGCCGCGCGGTGATCCCGATGCGGGCCGGGATCGACTCCCTCAACGTGGCGGCCGCCTCGGCGGTCGCGTGCTACGTGGCGGCTCGTCGGTAG
- the def gene encoding peptide deformylase yields the protein MPEDPGSDPTVHAPHGPLPDGGTVRPITRWGTAVMHRPQQRVTAYDEELRTLVADMVATMYAADGVGLAACQIGVDRAVFVFDCPDDNHRRTVGVVCNPELTLPDVGARQLDVSDEGCLSLPGAFVECGRPDQATVTGTGLDGEPVSFSGDGLLARCLQHETDHTQGTVFGDRIPTKLRKRLEKESAKAAEDYPPEWPA from the coding sequence ATGCCTGAGGATCCCGGCTCCGACCCGACGGTGCACGCCCCCCACGGCCCGCTCCCCGACGGCGGGACGGTCCGGCCGATCACCCGGTGGGGCACCGCTGTGATGCACCGGCCCCAGCAGCGGGTGACGGCGTACGACGAGGAGCTGCGGACCCTGGTCGCCGACATGGTGGCCACGATGTACGCCGCCGACGGCGTGGGACTGGCGGCGTGCCAGATCGGGGTCGACCGGGCGGTGTTCGTGTTCGACTGCCCGGACGACAACCACCGCCGCACGGTCGGCGTCGTGTGCAACCCCGAGCTGACCCTGCCCGACGTGGGTGCCCGCCAGCTCGACGTCAGCGACGAGGGCTGCCTGTCGCTGCCGGGCGCGTTCGTCGAGTGCGGACGTCCCGACCAGGCGACGGTGACCGGGACCGGCCTCGACGGCGAGCCCGTGTCCTTCAGCGGCGACGGCCTGCTCGCCCGGTGCCTCCAGCACGAGACCGACCACACGCAGGGAACGGTCTTCGGCGACCGCATCCCGACCAAGCTGCGCAAGCGGCTGGAGAAGGAGTCGGCGAAGGCAGCGGAGGACTACCCGCCGGAGTGGCCGGCCTGA